A DNA window from Fragaria vesca subsp. vesca linkage group LG3, FraVesHawaii_1.0, whole genome shotgun sequence contains the following coding sequences:
- the LOC101303108 gene encoding cysteine-rich receptor-like protein kinase 29-like codes for MASSIWLLLLFFIVPIVLDQLVAPTTAQDDAICTGAAEFCWKCSDIGNYANGSIYQQNLNTLLSNFSSNLPDSGFYNSSFGEDSNKVYAIALCRGDLGPVRCGTCVSDSAEIIMRNCSQEKEAILWSEDCMLRYSQRLIFGIEEEDPVKPLPSPNFVSNAEAFNLVLNTVLDNLTERAANLDNFGKIYAAGHATVPGGNEMIYALVQCTPDIDKGNCSACLKKCISAIPICCGTKQEARILRPSCNLRYEATQFYESTADTIVDVSAQVTPATPTTVPAKQGQKSNTKKTIIIVVVAVVAFVTMLLGGICIFLRFKQQRVKLGKRVPLEDHDSSQAVSFVESLQYDFEIIRAATDDFSDENKLGQGGFGAVYKGMLLNGQYIAVKRLSKSSEQGDREFKNEAMLLAQLQHRNLVRLLGFCLKGEERLLIYEYIPNTSLNHFLFDPINYGYLDWETRYKIIGGIVRGLLYLHEDSRLRIIHRDLKPSNILLGEDMNPKIADFGMARLFGMDQTQGDTKTIVGTYGYMAPEYAMHGRFSVKSDVFSFGVIVVEIVSGKKIGTFRNGENEEDLLSYVWRNWRDDTIPNIIDPKLTTGSRNEMIKCIHIGLLCVQENVNDRPTIASVVSMLNSKSLTLSVPSKPAYYWQYNSISDTETSGTSESSIYVTTTIGLNGNTCIATK; via the exons ATGGCTTCCTCAATATGGCTTCTTCTTCTTTTCTTTATCGTTCCTATAGTCTTAGACCAGCTTGTTGCTCCCACCACAGCCCAAGATGACGCTATATGCACTGGGGCAGCTGAATTCTGCTGGAAATGTTCCGATATCGGAAACTATGCTAATGGCAGCATCTACCAACAAAACCTCAACACCCTTCTCTCCAACTTCTCCTCCAACCTGCCCGACTCTGGCTTTTACAACTCCTCTTTCGGAGAAGACTCCAACAAAGTGTATGCAATTGCATTATGCAGAGGAGATCTCGGACCTGTCAGATGTGGTACCTGTGTCAGCGACTCTGCTGAGATTATCATGCGAAATTGCTCGCAGGAAAAGGAGGCAATCTTATGGTCCGAGGATTGCATGTTACGTTACTCGCAAAGGTTAATATTTGGTATTGAGGAAGAGGACCCTGTCAAGCCTTTGCCTAGTCCAAACTTCGTATCAAACGCGGAAGCATTCAACCTGGTGCTGAACACCGTTTTGGATAATTTAACTGAGAGAGCTGCTAATTTAGATAATTTTGGTAAAATATATGCAGCGGGACATGCAACTGTTCCAGGTGGTAATGAAATGATATATGCACTTGTGCAATGTACTCCGGATATAGACAAAGGAAATTGCAGTGCTTGCCTTAAGAAATGCATCTCTGCTATTCCAATATGTTGCGGCACAAAGCAAGAAGCTAGAATTCTTAGACCAAGCTGTAATTTGAGGTATGAGGCCACTCAATTCTATGAGTCTACAGCTGATACAATAGTAGATGTTTCAGCTCAGGTTACTCCAGCAACTCCAACTACAGTTCCAGCAAAGCAAG GACAGAAGAGTAACACGAAAAAAACTATCATCATCGTTGTTGTGGCTGTTGTTGCTTTTGTAACTATGCTTCTCGGTGGCATATGCATTTTCTTACGATTCAAGCAACAAAGGGTAAAACTCGGAAAAAGAGTACCACTTGAAG ATCATGATTCTTCTCAAGCAGTTAGTTTCGTGGAATCATTGCAATATGATTTTGAAATTATAAGAGCTGCAACAGATGATTTTTCTGATGAAAATAAGCTTGGACAAGGTGGATTTGGAGCTGTTTACAAG GGTATGCTGTTGAACGGACAATATATTGCCGTGAAAAGGCTCTCCAAGAGTTCTGAACAGGGTGATCGTGAATTTAAAAATGAAGCCATGTTGCTTGCTCAACTGCAACACCGGAACTTAGTAAGGCTATTAGGCTTTTGCTTAAAAGGAGAAGAAAGGCTCCTCATTTACGAATATATACCTAACACAAGTCTGAATCACTTCCTTTTTG ATCCCATCAATTATGGATATTTGGATTGGGAAACACGTTACAAGATCATAGGAGGAATTGTTCGTGGTCTTCTTTACCTCCATGAAGATTCTCGACTTCGAATTATTCATCGCGATCTCAAACCTAGCAACATTCTGCTAGGTGAGGATATGAATCCTAAAATTGCAGATTTTGGTATGGCAAGATTGTTTGGTATGGATCAAACTCAAGGAGATACAAAGACTATTGTGGGGACCTA TGGATATATGGCGCCAGAATATGCAATGCACGGGCGCTTTTCTGTCAAATCGGATGTCTTTAGTTTCGGCGTGATAGTTGTTGAGATAGTTAGTGGTAAGAAAATTGGTACCTTTCGGAATGGTGAAAATGAAGAGGACCTTCTAAGCTAT GTCTGGAGAAATTGGAGGGACGATACAATTCCAAATATCATAGATCCCAAGTTGACAACAGGCTCAAGAAATGAAATGATCAAATGCATCCACATTGGTTTACTATGTGTCCAAGAAAATGTGAATGACAGACCAACCATAGCTTCAGTTGTTTCCATGCTGAACAGTAAGTCTCTCACACTCTCAGTGCCCTCAAAACCTGCATATTATTGGCAATACAACTCTATATCAGACACAGAGACGTCCGGTACATCGGAAAGCTCTATATATGTCACTACTACGATTGGGCTCAATGGCAACACTTGTATTGCCACAAAATGA